In the Muricauda sp. MAR_2010_75 genome, one interval contains:
- a CDS encoding ribonucleoside-diphosphate reductase subunit alpha: MYVVKRDGRKEPIMFDKITARVRKLCYGLNPLVDPVKVAMRVIEGLYDGVTTSELDNLAAEIAATMTTTHPDYAKLAARISVSNLHKNTKKSFSETMKDLYEYVNPRTGKKAPLLSDEVYKVVSENAETLDSTIIYNRDFGYDYFGFKTLERSYLLKINGKIAERPQHMLMRVAVGIHLNDMESAIETYELMSKKFFTHATPTLFNSGTPKPQMSSCFLLAMKDDSIDGIYDTLKQTAKISQSAGGIGLSIHNIRATGSYIAGTNGTSNGIVPMLRVYNDTARYVDQGGGKRKGSFAIYVEPWHADIFDFLDLKKNHGKEEMRARDLFYAMWIPDLFMKRVEADGEWTLMCPNECPGLFSNHSDEFEKLYTQYEAEGKGRKTIKARDLWEKILESQIETGTPYMLYKDAANRKSNQKNLGTIRSSNLCTEILEYTSPDEVAVCNLASIALPMFIKNGEFDHKELFRVTKRVTKNLNKVIDRNFYPVEEARNSNMRHRPIGLGVQGLADTFIMLRMPFTSDEAKKLNQDIFETLYYAAVTASMEMAKEEGTYSSYEGSPISKGEFQHNLWGIKDQELSGRWDWEKLRKEVKKNGVRNSLLVAPMPTASTSQILGNNECFEPYTSNIYTRRVLSGEFIVVNKHLLEDLVRLGLWNENLKQELMRANGSIQHIDVIPQEIKELYKTVWELSMKDIIDMSRQRGYFIDQSQSLNLFMENANYSKLTSMHFYAWKSGLKTGMYYLRTKAAVDAIKFTLDNSKKKEEPVAVVVESEITSATKAEALKVEATDASQQEVDIQPMTPEEMKEMIARAKEGQADDDCLMCGS, from the coding sequence ATGTATGTAGTAAAAAGAGATGGAAGAAAGGAGCCGATCATGTTCGACAAGATTACGGCCCGAGTTAGAAAACTTTGTTATGGACTCAATCCCCTGGTGGACCCGGTAAAGGTGGCCATGCGGGTTATTGAGGGATTGTACGATGGGGTTACCACATCCGAGCTGGATAATTTGGCAGCCGAAATCGCAGCCACCATGACCACTACCCATCCCGATTATGCAAAATTGGCGGCGCGTATCTCCGTTTCCAACCTGCACAAAAACACAAAAAAATCCTTCTCCGAAACGATGAAGGACCTCTACGAATATGTGAATCCAAGAACCGGTAAAAAAGCACCACTGCTTTCTGATGAGGTGTACAAGGTGGTTTCCGAGAATGCCGAAACCTTGGATTCTACCATTATTTACAACCGGGATTTTGGCTACGATTATTTCGGTTTTAAAACCTTGGAACGTTCCTATTTGCTTAAAATCAATGGCAAAATTGCGGAGCGTCCCCAGCACATGCTCATGCGTGTGGCCGTTGGTATCCATTTGAATGACATGGAATCTGCCATAGAGACTTATGAGTTGATGTCCAAAAAGTTCTTCACTCATGCTACACCCACACTCTTCAACTCAGGAACACCAAAACCACAGATGTCTTCCTGTTTCCTGCTTGCGATGAAGGATGACAGTATCGATGGGATCTACGACACCTTGAAGCAAACCGCCAAAATTTCCCAATCTGCAGGAGGAATTGGACTTTCAATCCACAACATAAGAGCAACAGGTTCCTACATCGCAGGAACCAATGGAACGTCAAATGGAATTGTGCCCATGCTTCGCGTTTATAATGACACAGCGCGCTATGTGGACCAAGGTGGTGGAAAAAGAAAAGGGAGCTTCGCCATTTATGTGGAGCCTTGGCATGCTGATATTTTCGACTTTTTGGATTTGAAGAAAAACCACGGTAAAGAGGAAATGCGCGCCCGCGATTTGTTCTACGCCATGTGGATTCCGGACTTGTTTATGAAACGGGTAGAAGCCGATGGCGAATGGACCTTGATGTGCCCCAATGAATGCCCAGGACTGTTCAGCAACCACAGTGATGAGTTTGAAAAGTTGTATACTCAGTATGAAGCTGAGGGAAAAGGACGCAAGACCATTAAAGCACGCGATCTTTGGGAGAAAATATTGGAGTCACAGATAGAGACGGGAACCCCATATATGCTCTACAAGGATGCAGCCAACCGCAAAAGCAACCAAAAGAACTTGGGTACCATCCGTTCTTCCAATTTGTGTACTGAAATCTTGGAATACACTTCTCCCGATGAGGTGGCGGTATGTAACTTAGCCTCCATTGCGTTACCCATGTTCATCAAAAATGGGGAATTTGACCACAAGGAACTTTTCCGGGTAACAAAGCGAGTGACCAAAAACCTGAACAAGGTAATTGACCGTAATTTCTATCCGGTGGAAGAAGCCAGAAACTCCAACATGAGGCACCGACCTATTGGTCTGGGGGTGCAGGGATTGGCCGATACTTTCATTATGTTGCGCATGCCTTTCACGAGTGATGAGGCCAAAAAATTGAACCAGGATATTTTTGAGACCCTATATTATGCTGCGGTTACCGCTTCCATGGAAATGGCCAAGGAGGAAGGAACCTATTCCAGCTATGAGGGATCGCCCATTTCAAAAGGAGAATTTCAGCACAATCTTTGGGGTATCAAAGACCAAGAACTTTCCGGAAGATGGGATTGGGAAAAACTCAGAAAGGAAGTAAAAAAGAACGGGGTCAGGAACTCTTTGTTGGTCGCTCCAATGCCAACTGCTTCCACGTCACAGATTTTGGGGAACAATGAATGTTTTGAGCCTTATACTTCCAACATTTATACCCGTAGGGTATTGTCTGGAGAGTTCATTGTAGTGAACAAACACCTTTTGGAAGATTTGGTCCGATTGGGCCTATGGAACGAAAACCTGAAACAAGAGTTGATGCGTGCCAACGGTTCCATTCAACATATCGATGTGATTCCGCAGGAAATCAAAGAACTCTACAAGACGGTTTGGGAGCTCAGTATGAAGGACATCATTGATATGAGCCGTCAACGGGGTTATTTCATAGATCAAAGCCAATCGTTGAACCTCTTTATGGAAAATGCCAACTATTCCAAGCTTACATCGATGCATTTCTATGCTTGGAAGAGTGGTCTCAAAACAGGTATGTATTACCTCAGGACCAAGGCAGCAGTGGACGCCATTAAATTTACTTTGGATAATTCCAAAAAGAAAGAAGAGCCTGTTGCTGTTGTGGTGGAATCTGAAATAACATCGGCAACTAAAGCTGAGGCTTTAAAAGTAGAAGCTACAGATGCCAGTCAACAAGAAGTGGACATACAACCTATGACGCCAGAAGAGATGAAAGAGATGATCGCACGCGCCAAGGAAGGTCAAGCAGACGATGATTGCTTGATGTGCGGATCGTAG
- a CDS encoding gluconate 2-dehydrogenase subunit 3 family protein, with translation MERRSALKNMGMAFGYAVATPTLLGLLQSCKDKPAYAEWVPSFLSQDQGYALAQTLDIILPKTDTPSATEMNLHVFFDSFMDEVLPKEQLDFVKLRMDKFFDKVLSDSGKQSLTDVEAADIEPVLKTYLAKRTPEQEEIHTEAIDSYMEAVMNGGQGDIDDDIARFSFANDLRDMAIFAYKNSEYVGEEVLAYAPIPGEYIPCDDVTTLTDGKAWSL, from the coding sequence ATGGAAAGAAGATCTGCACTTAAAAATATGGGGATGGCCTTTGGATATGCCGTGGCCACTCCAACACTATTGGGATTACTCCAAAGCTGTAAGGATAAACCTGCGTATGCAGAATGGGTGCCTTCCTTTTTGAGCCAAGACCAAGGATATGCACTTGCACAGACCTTGGATATCATCTTACCAAAAACGGATACGCCCTCTGCAACAGAAATGAACCTTCATGTGTTCTTTGATTCTTTTATGGATGAGGTATTACCTAAAGAGCAATTGGATTTTGTAAAGTTGAGAATGGACAAATTTTTTGACAAGGTCCTATCCGATTCTGGCAAACAGTCTTTAACAGATGTGGAAGCTGCCGATATAGAGCCTGTTTTAAAGACATACTTGGCCAAACGCACACCGGAGCAAGAAGAAATCCATACAGAGGCCATTGACAGCTATATGGAAGCTGTAATGAATGGTGGCCAAGGCGATATTGATGATGACATTGCCCGTTTTTCATTTGCCAACGATTTAAGGGATATGGCCATTTTTGCTTATAAAAATTCTGAATATGTAGGGGAAGAGGTATTGGCCTATGCACCTATTCCAGGTGAATACATTCCATGTGACGATGTAACTACATTGACCGACGGCAAAGCTTGGTCACTGTAA